From the Elusimicrobiota bacterium genome, one window contains:
- a CDS encoding DUF192 domain-containing protein — protein sequence MKKAVLALMLAPILCMACPALSVPAGASGAEIILPDGFKVGARLALTPEEHGKGLMFINDLPQNTGMLFVFNDDGVKDFWMKNTFIDLDMVFLSREMKAGRIFHRVPRSFTGQPEAEVARAGAPARFVLELAGGTARAHGLKPGSKLKIYFNKRKKADAVYSSSAPVRTVIGNR from the coding sequence ATGAAAAAAGCCGTCCTCGCGTTAATGCTCGCCCCGATCTTGTGCATGGCTTGCCCCGCCCTTTCGGTTCCAGCCGGCGCGTCGGGAGCGGAAATTATCCTGCCTGACGGCTTCAAGGTCGGCGCGCGGCTGGCGCTTACCCCGGAGGAACATGGCAAAGGCCTGATGTTTATTAATGATCTTCCGCAAAACACGGGAATGCTTTTTGTTTTTAACGATGACGGGGTAAAAGATTTCTGGATGAAAAACACTTTTATAGACCTGGACATGGTTTTTCTTTCCCGTGAGATGAAAGCGGGCAGGATTTTCCACCGGGTGCCCAGGTCTTTCACCGGCCAGCCGGAGGCTGAAGTGGCAAGGGCCGGAGCTCCCGCGCGGTTCGTGCTTGAACTCGCCGGCGGCACGGCGCGCGCCCACGGCCTTAAGCCGGGTTCAAAGCTTAAAATTTATTTTAATAAACGGAAAAAAGCGGACGCAGTATACTCAAGTTCCGCCCCGGTTAGAACAGTAATCGGTAACCGGTAA
- a CDS encoding glutamate mutase L gives MSNKDLEVIIATDCGSTTTKAILIEKKGDTYRQTFRGEAPTTVEAPFEDVTKGVLNSITEVEELSGRKILDGENIITPNNGNTGADIYVSTSSAGGGLQMMVAGAVKAMTGESAQRCALGAGAIVMDVLASNDGRADHEKIERIRQLRPDMMLLSGGTDGGTITHVVELAQFLKAADPKPRLGASYKLPVIYAGNNKAHQQIKDILGDRTALIITENIRPSLERENLMPARHKIHDIFLEHVMQQAPGYPKLMKMVGAPIMPTPAAVGSMTEKFAKANKFNVLAVDIGGATTDVFSVFSGVFNRTVSANLGMSYSISNVMAETGLANILRWLPFDVEEQDLRNRLKNKMIRPTTIPQTVEDLQIEHAVAREALRLAFDQHKSLAVGLKGVQQERSISDAFEQTASGASLINIMRLDYVIGSGGILAHSPRRTQSMLMMIDAYQPEGVTRMAVDSIFMMPHLGVLAQISEKAALDVFYNDCLVRMGTCLAPKGLAKEGQVIMDWEVTAPGAKRLWGDLRFGDILHIPLEAAKAKLTARPAKGFDMGAGSGNKVEADIEGGVVGLVLDGRGRPFELPKSHSKRIADLNKWYKAMGMYPV, from the coding sequence ATGTCAAATAAAGATCTGGAAGTCATAATAGCCACCGACTGCGGCAGCACCACCACCAAGGCCATACTGATAGAAAAAAAAGGCGACACCTATCGCCAGACTTTCAGGGGCGAGGCCCCCACCACAGTGGAAGCCCCTTTTGAAGATGTCACCAAGGGCGTGCTGAATTCCATCACCGAGGTGGAAGAACTTTCCGGCCGCAAAATACTGGACGGAGAGAATATAATAACCCCTAATAACGGCAATACAGGCGCCGATATTTATGTTTCAACCTCTTCGGCCGGCGGCGGCCTGCAGATGATGGTGGCCGGAGCCGTAAAAGCTATGACCGGCGAATCGGCCCAGCGCTGCGCTTTGGGCGCGGGCGCCATAGTGATGGACGTGCTGGCTTCAAACGACGGCCGCGCCGACCACGAAAAGATCGAGCGCATCCGCCAGCTGCGGCCCGACATGATGCTGCTTTCAGGCGGAACCGACGGCGGCACCATTACGCACGTGGTTGAGCTTGCGCAGTTCCTGAAGGCCGCCGACCCGAAACCCCGCCTTGGAGCCTCCTACAAACTGCCTGTTATTTACGCCGGCAACAACAAGGCGCATCAGCAGATAAAGGATATATTGGGCGACCGCACCGCTCTTATAATAACGGAAAATATCCGCCCCTCGCTTGAGCGGGAAAACCTGATGCCCGCGCGCCACAAAATTCACGACATTTTTCTTGAGCATGTGATGCAGCAGGCCCCCGGCTACCCGAAGCTTATGAAGATGGTGGGGGCGCCCATCATGCCCACTCCGGCCGCGGTCGGCTCCATGACGGAAAAATTCGCCAAGGCGAATAAATTTAATGTGCTGGCCGTAGACATAGGCGGCGCCACCACCGACGTGTTCTCGGTGTTCTCGGGAGTTTTTAACCGCACCGTCAGCGCCAACCTGGGGATGAGCTATTCCATTTCAAATGTGATGGCCGAGACGGGGCTTGCCAATATTCTGCGCTGGCTGCCTTTTGACGTGGAAGAACAGGACCTGCGCAACCGTCTGAAAAATAAAATGATAAGGCCCACCACCATCCCCCAGACCGTTGAAGACCTGCAGATCGAACACGCGGTCGCACGCGAAGCCCTGCGCCTGGCTTTTGACCAGCACAAGTCGCTTGCCGTCGGCCTTAAGGGCGTTCAGCAGGAACGCTCCATCTCGGACGCGTTCGAGCAGACCGCCTCCGGGGCCAGCCTTATCAATATCATGCGGCTGGACTATGTAATAGGTTCGGGCGGGATACTCGCGCATTCCCCCCGGCGCACGCAGTCCATGCTGATGATGATAGACGCCTACCAGCCCGAGGGCGTTACCCGTATGGCGGTGGATTCCATCTTTATGATGCCGCACCTGGGGGTGCTTGCCCAGATAAGCGAGAAAGCGGCCCTTGATGTGTTTTACAACGATTGTCTTGTGCGCATGGGAACCTGCCTCGCTCCTAAAGGCCTTGCCAAGGAAGGCCAGGTTATAATGGATTGGGAAGTTACGGCTCCGGGCGCAAAAAGGCTCTGGGGAGACCTGCGTTTCGGCGATATCCTGCACATTCCGCTGGAAGCCGCCAAGGCAAAGCTTACGGCAAGGCCCGCCAAGGGTTTTGACATGGGCGCGGGCTCCGGCAACAAAGTGGAGGCTGATATTGAGGGCGGTGTGGTGGGACTTGTGCTTGACGGCAGAGGCCGTCCCTTTGAGTTGCCCAAGTCGCACTCAAAACGTATAGCTGATTTGAATAAGTGGTACAAAGCAATGGGGATGTACCCGGTCTAA
- a CDS encoding Lrp/AsnC ligand binding domain-containing protein, with protein MVTGLVLLKLLPGKEKQTLAKLKALRSVVHMSAVFGRWDLVLDMETDDLPMLSNIVVQEIRSIPGVLTTETLVTTSL; from the coding sequence ATGGTAACAGGACTTGTATTGCTTAAACTATTGCCAGGCAAGGAAAAACAGACTCTTGCCAAACTGAAAGCGCTCAGAAGCGTGGTGCACATGTCGGCCGTGTTCGGGCGCTGGGATTTGGTGCTTGACATGGAAACCGACGACCTGCCCATGCTTTCCAACATCGTCGTTCAGGAAATCCGGTCAATACCGGGTGTGCTTACCACGGAAACACTTGTGACGACATCGCTGTAA
- the dtd gene encoding D-aminoacyl-tRNA deacylase: MRALIQRVKRSDVSVEGKVRSSIGAGLLVFVGVGKDDDENDARFLAGKTANLRIFSNAEGKFDLSLLDIKGEALVVSQFTLYGDASKGRRPDFTQAARPEQAIPLYEYFISCLKGLGLSVKTGVFAAEMEVTLVNNGPVTIWLESEKRHMP, translated from the coding sequence ATGCGCGCCTTGATACAGCGGGTCAAAAGAAGCGATGTCAGCGTGGAGGGCAAAGTGCGCTCCTCCATAGGGGCCGGCCTGCTGGTGTTTGTGGGAGTCGGGAAAGATGACGATGAAAACGACGCCCGGTTTCTGGCCGGGAAAACAGCCAATTTACGGATCTTTTCAAACGCCGAAGGTAAATTCGACCTTTCGCTTCTTGACATCAAGGGTGAGGCGCTGGTAGTCTCCCAATTTACGCTTTACGGAGACGCTTCAAAAGGCCGCCGCCCCGACTTTACCCAAGCCGCAAGGCCCGAACAGGCAATACCGCTCTACGAATACTTCATCAGCTGTCTTAAAGGCCTGGGACTTTCCGTGAAAACCGGCGTTTTCGCGGCCGAGATGGAAGTAACGCTGGTAAATAACGGGCCGGTAACGATATGGCTGGAAAGCGAAAAACGCCATATGCCATAA